One segment of Rattus norvegicus strain BN/NHsdMcwi chromosome 16, GRCr8, whole genome shotgun sequence DNA contains the following:
- the Cdrt15l2 gene encoding uncharacterized protein LOC498591 isoform X1, with amino-acid sequence MFSCCLRTTRGSGLKKDNREGHGGVWRHRVRSCLRRLWPFSRKSENDSAAQDLSESYRDSSISTEAVVKLGNKLGPSLQEGDTFYVPAFSIIYQRFDTPLLVLDQLFLRYANFSPYCEEDEQINNALCSFLETWMDKNTEDYCEPSELFILKYIKAYFDVCMAHLDLSVQVNRFMTLLQDNQAKDSHPRMSKAQI; translated from the exons ATGTTCTCTTGCTGTCTTCGGACTACTCGAGGCTCAGGCCTCAAGAAAGACAACAGGGAAGGCCACGGTGGTGTCTGGAGGCACAGGGTTCGCTCTTGTCTTCGACGCCTGTGGCCATTTTCCCGAAAG AGTGAGAATGATTCTGCAGCACAGGACCTGAGCGAGTCCTATAGAGACTCCAGCATTAGTACAGAGGCTGTGGTTAAGCTAGGGAACAAGCTGGGGCCTTCTCTGCAGGAAGGGGACACCTTCTATGTCCCTGCCTTTTCGATCATATACCAAAGATTTGACACCCCCCTACTGGTACTGGACCAGCTGTTCCTGAG GTATGCTAACTTCAGCCCTTATTGTGAAGaggatgaacaaataaataacgCCCTCTGTAGCTTCCTGGAAACATGGATGGACAAGAACACTGaggactattgtgaaccctcgGAACTGTTCATACTGAAATATATAAAGGCCTATTTTGATGTGTGTATGGCACACTTAGATCTTAGTGTCCAGGTCAATAGGTTCATGACTCTCTTGCAGGACAATCAGGCCAAGGATTCCCATCCAAGGATGAGCAAGGCTCAGATCTGA
- the Cdrt15l2 gene encoding uncharacterized protein LOC498591, whose product MFSCCLRTTRGSGLKKDNREGHGGVWRHRVRSCLRRLWPFSRKVRSSTKTSQSHEHTDKSENDSAAQDLSESYRDSSISTEAVVKLGNKLGPSLQEGDTFYVPAFSIIYQRFDTPLLVLDQLFLRYANFSPYCEEDEQINNALCSFLETWMDKNTEDYCEPSELFILKYIKAYFDVCMAHLDLSVQVNRFMTLLQDNQAKDSHPRMSKAQI is encoded by the exons ATGTTCTCTTGCTGTCTTCGGACTACTCGAGGCTCAGGCCTCAAGAAAGACAACAGGGAAGGCCACGGTGGTGTCTGGAGGCACAGGGTTCGCTCTTGTCTTCGACGCCTGTGGCCATTTTCCCGAAAGGTAAGATCATCGACCAAGACCAGTCAAAGCCATGAGCACACAGACAAG AGTGAGAATGATTCTGCAGCACAGGACCTGAGCGAGTCCTATAGAGACTCCAGCATTAGTACAGAGGCTGTGGTTAAGCTAGGGAACAAGCTGGGGCCTTCTCTGCAGGAAGGGGACACCTTCTATGTCCCTGCCTTTTCGATCATATACCAAAGATTTGACACCCCCCTACTGGTACTGGACCAGCTGTTCCTGAG GTATGCTAACTTCAGCCCTTATTGTGAAGaggatgaacaaataaataacgCCCTCTGTAGCTTCCTGGAAACATGGATGGACAAGAACACTGaggactattgtgaaccctcgGAACTGTTCATACTGAAATATATAAAGGCCTATTTTGATGTGTGTATGGCACACTTAGATCTTAGTGTCCAGGTCAATAGGTTCATGACTCTCTTGCAGGACAATCAGGCCAAGGATTCCCATCCAAGGATGAGCAAGGCTCAGATCTGA